TCAAGGCGAACAAACTCAAAGGGCATTTTGATCACCTACCAAAATTATTGGATTGCAAAGGAACTTAAATTCATATTGTGCCCAAATCGTCGCAAGTTCAGTGAGGATCACTAATTTATTTAAAGTTGTCCACGAAGGCTGTTATGCATATTCATGAGCGATAACGTTTAAAGATGGGGGGAGCCTACCTACCAGTAGGTGGGGGCCTCACAATGTTGTTCAGTCGAGTGAAGAATACTATTCTTGTTAAGATCTCCATTTAAATTTTCTTGATTTACCACTTTAGCTTCCAGGGCGTTGGATGCAGAACTCTTTCATTCACTAAGGGCCTCCACCACCACTCGTTTTCGAGGTACCACTTAACGGTCTCCTTTATCCCCTTTTCAAAGCTGTACTTTGGCCTCCACTTAAGTTCCCTCATTATCTTCCATGAGTCAAGAGAGTACCTAATATCGTGTCCTGTCCTCAACGAATTCTATCAAGGATTCATCCTTGCCCATAATCCTTAATATAGTTTTAACTACCTCAAGGTTTGTCTTCTCCTCTCCAGCTGAGATGTTGTAAACTTCTCTCGCCTCACCCTTAAGCAACACTGCTTCTATGGCTCGAACGTGGTCTTTAACGTACAACCAGTCCCTAACGTTCTGCCCGCTCCCGTATATGGGCACCTTTAATCCCATGTTTGCCCTGATGATTGTCTTTGGTATGAGCTTCTCTGGGAACTGGTAGGGGCCATAGTTGTTGGTGCACCTTGTTATTGAGGCATTAAGTTTGTACGTCCTAGCCCAACCGAGTACGAGCATGTCACTTGCAGCTTTCGTTGCTGAATAAGGAGAAGAGGGCATTAACCTATCCTCCTCCGTGAAGGAGCCCTTAAGAATGTCCCCATAAACTTCGTCAGTATTATGCAATAGAATTGGAACATTACCATCGAAAAATTTGTGATTTCCTTCTATAACAATGTCATATACTGTTACTTTCTCTCTAATTTTAGTAATTTTCTTAACTTTTGCAACCCCAACATCTGAATCTACATATTTGTTCTTTCCTCGTATTACTCTTTTTGCAATTTCTTTCCCAATTAACCCGTTTTTCTTAAGTTCATATTTTGCAACAAACTGTTTGGGAAGTTAGGTCTTAACTAATTCTAATGGAATGCACTTTGAATGAGGTGTTCTCATTGGGTTGTTTTCATAATTTTCGGAAGAAATGACTAAGCCATGCATAACCAAGTCATATTCCTCCCTTCTCTGTAATTCTCCCTTCATATTTTTACATGCCCTTTTGATGTATCTCGAGTTTATCCCCTTAAGCCTGGTTAACCACACTAAACTAAATATGAGATTTGGGTTTATTGATGTGAACACCCTGCTACCATCCTTTCTTATATGAGCATCACCTTCATAACCTTCTAGCATCTTAGTTATGTGTTCTTTCGATAGTTTCCACACCCACGAAGGAATACGCTCGTCTCCAGAGGTACTTCCCCACTCAGAGAAAATGGAATGTAAAACTTCCCCACCAAACTCCAATTGATATACGTCTCCGTGTTTTTTCTCCTAATAACTGCCTTTTTATATCCAAAATATTTCTCTAACAATTTCTTTGCCTTTTTAAGGGATTCAAGATCTTTTGTAGTTATTGCAACTTTTTTAGGAGGCTGGTGAGGCTTATGGGAAGATGATGGATGACGTGCTCAAGAAGGCCAAAGAGTACTCCTTCGTCGTTGGACTCCTCGAAGACCTGTACACCCTCCTGTACTCTCAGGATGAGAGGCCCTTAGGAGTGTTCCCATATACCTTGATGTTGTCCTGCTGGAGGCCATTGAGAGGCATGTAAAGGTTTTGGGGATAGGTGAGATAAAACTAGGCTTTCTCAAAAAAGAACTTATCTCCCTGCCAGAGCACTTGCAGGGAAGAGGATCCCCTATCATCCGCAAGGACAGGAGGGGGACCAGTTGAGTTTGATCGGAGGCATCTACTACTTTACGCCCAATAACTCTAGAAGCCCTTTCCGTGTGGAATGAAGTTAGGAAGAGAAAGAAGGGCAAAGTTGCTACACATTCCCTGTGACTTGGCTCGGTAGCAATCTTCCCAAGTCCGTTTTGTCGAAATCTGAGTCAAAGCTCACTATTTTAAGACTGTATTTCTTAGCTAGGACATATTGATAGGCGTCATCAAAATCTATGTTAAATTTCTTTGACGCTCTAATAACATCTTTAAAATCAAAAACCGATAATCGCAGAACTGTGACACCTCCTCCCACAAAAACATCTTCTATGAACTGAAAATGTTATGCTTTCCTAATTTAAACCAAGATGATTCCAATTGAATACAGAGAAAAAATCCGAAATATGGAGATACTCAGCCGGAACTCTTCTTAGGAAGTTTTCTGCTTCATGGGATTTCTCCTGTTCAAGAAGAATTTCGGGGAAAATGTTTGTATCTTAAGTACATCCATTACCACCATTCAAGAGCTTTGTGCTGGAGCTCTACCGATGAATATTTATCTTTAAACTCTTTCAAACCTCCTTTCC
This window of the Pyrococcus kukulkanii genome carries:
- a CDS encoding GDP-mannose 4,6-dehydratase; this encodes MHNTDEVYGDILKGSFTEEDRLMPSSPYSATKAASDMLVLGWARTYKLNASITRCTNNYGPYQFPEKLIPKTIIRANMGLKVPIYGSGQNVRDWLYVKDHVRAIEAVLLKGEAREVYNISAGEEKTNLEVVKTILRIMGKDESLIEFVEDRTRY
- a CDS encoding PIN domain-containing protein gives rise to the protein MGGGVTVLRLSVFDFKDVIRASKKFNIDFDDAYQYVLAKKYSLKIVSFDSDFDKTDLGRLLPSQVTGNV